A single window of Sandaracinaceae bacterium DNA harbors:
- a CDS encoding tetratricopeptide repeat protein, with protein MQRWGGTTVLLAVWMAVGTASAQDAEPSRDAEARSVFEAGTLAFEDARYADALGYFQRAYELSQRAVLLYNIGVAADRLRRDAVALEAFEQFLESVPDHPRRRDVLARVEVLREAVAQGESSEPPPAQAVAADVDVGTAPPAATSGPDVGSLVGASALGAVGVASLIVGVVGIAGAGECLERAGDVCVEERGTAWEATGLYLGLGAAAITAAVIWIVVAASQGSSEQAARALRVGPGGELTWTF; from the coding sequence ATGCAAAGGTGGGGGGGCACGACCGTATTGCTGGCGGTCTGGATGGCGGTCGGGACCGCGAGCGCGCAGGACGCGGAGCCGAGCCGGGACGCGGAGGCGCGCAGCGTCTTCGAGGCGGGCACGCTGGCGTTCGAGGACGCTCGGTACGCGGACGCGCTCGGGTACTTCCAGCGCGCGTACGAGCTGAGCCAACGGGCCGTGCTGCTCTACAACATCGGCGTCGCGGCGGATCGGCTGCGTCGAGACGCGGTCGCGCTCGAGGCCTTCGAGCAGTTCCTGGAGTCGGTCCCGGACCACCCCCGGCGCCGCGACGTCCTGGCGCGGGTGGAGGTGCTGCGCGAAGCGGTCGCGCAGGGAGAGAGCAGCGAGCCGCCACCCGCCCAGGCCGTGGCTGCCGACGTCGACGTGGGGACGGCGCCGCCCGCCGCCACGAGCGGGCCCGACGTGGGGTCCCTCGTCGGCGCGAGCGCGCTCGGCGCGGTCGGCGTCGCGAGCCTCATCGTGGGCGTGGTCGGGATCGCGGGCGCGGGGGAGTGTCTCGAGCGGGCCGGAGACGTGTGCGTCGAGGAGCGTGGCACCGCGTGGGAGGCCACCGGGCTCTACCTCGGGCTCGGGGCCGCGGCGATCACGGCCGCCGTGATCTGGATCGTGGTCGCGGCCTCCCAGGGAAGCTCGGAGCAGGCCGCGCGCGCGCTCCGCGTCGGGCCGGGGGGAGAGCTGACGTGGACGTTCTGA
- a CDS encoding VWA domain-containing protein has product MLAVGAVGAVGLVGCGRSADEAPSAEGALETTELAEARPIEAPSADPADGQGVHLEAPEETAAWEGEAAETDDEIAAEPAPLRRAQARPAAPPAAPRAGGGYGAGAATATAAPLPQNAVLASTFVGGRGAQARLEDLLDRGVMVGGENVRLEAFDELGRLPYPVPAREAVGLHAELERGRVLSEGERVHLQIALMARRGEAPPRPRMDVRLVLDRSGSMIGEKWSHAIAAARQLVDRLEPGDTFGLVSYADDASVDFAPARVGDGRAARRAIDALAPGGGTNIEAALRAAQANAPRRRAMNDVLLVVLVSDGQATLGQTNPQALGGVARELFDERGVLTTSVGLGTDFDEATMLAIAREGSGSYHFVRRPGDIGDILTDELEERAQAVAQALRVRVELAEGVVATRVYGSHVLDEQEESRVRRTEIASDRRLAAELGIARDRQQDEDRGLRIHVPTFRRGDQHVVLMELTVPPGTRTSQIAHVTLDYKDLLSRENRTVTTDVEAARTRDREAAIASTSRPVKRTVLAFQAGDALRGASSALERGDVAEARRALAERQRVLVAAAELWHDPALARDADLLGRYDRVLGAAWNGWDGGSRRTMMMAMSFYGDRRMR; this is encoded by the coding sequence GTGCTCGCCGTGGGAGCGGTGGGGGCCGTCGGTCTGGTCGGGTGCGGACGCAGCGCGGACGAAGCTCCGAGCGCGGAGGGCGCCCTGGAGACGACCGAGCTGGCGGAGGCGCGCCCGATCGAGGCGCCGAGCGCCGACCCCGCGGACGGCCAGGGCGTCCATCTGGAGGCGCCCGAGGAGACTGCGGCGTGGGAGGGGGAGGCAGCCGAGACGGACGACGAAATCGCCGCGGAGCCCGCGCCCCTGCGTCGGGCGCAGGCGAGGCCCGCCGCGCCGCCCGCCGCGCCGCGAGCCGGCGGCGGCTACGGTGCTGGCGCCGCCACGGCCACCGCCGCGCCGCTTCCGCAGAACGCCGTGCTCGCCTCGACCTTCGTCGGGGGCCGCGGCGCGCAGGCGCGGCTCGAGGATCTGCTCGACCGCGGGGTCATGGTCGGGGGCGAGAACGTGCGGCTCGAAGCCTTCGACGAGCTGGGGCGCCTCCCCTACCCGGTGCCCGCGCGCGAGGCGGTCGGCCTGCACGCTGAGCTCGAGCGGGGCCGTGTCCTCAGCGAAGGGGAGCGCGTGCACCTGCAGATCGCGCTGATGGCGCGGCGCGGAGAGGCGCCGCCTCGGCCGCGCATGGACGTGCGCCTGGTGCTCGACCGCTCCGGCTCGATGATCGGTGAGAAGTGGAGCCACGCGATCGCCGCCGCGCGGCAGCTCGTCGACCGGCTCGAGCCCGGCGACACCTTCGGGCTGGTGAGCTACGCCGACGACGCCTCGGTCGACTTCGCGCCCGCTCGCGTCGGCGACGGACGGGCCGCGCGCCGCGCGATCGACGCGCTCGCCCCGGGCGGCGGCACCAACATCGAGGCCGCGCTCCGCGCCGCGCAGGCGAACGCGCCCCGCCGCCGCGCGATGAACGACGTGTTGCTCGTGGTGCTCGTCTCCGACGGCCAGGCGACGCTCGGCCAGACCAACCCGCAGGCCCTCGGCGGCGTGGCGCGCGAGCTCTTCGACGAGCGCGGCGTGCTCACCACGAGCGTGGGGCTCGGCACCGACTTCGACGAGGCGACGATGCTCGCCATCGCCCGCGAGGGCAGCGGCAGCTACCACTTCGTGCGCCGCCCGGGCGACATCGGCGACATCCTCACGGACGAGCTCGAGGAGCGCGCGCAGGCGGTGGCGCAGGCGCTGCGGGTCCGGGTCGAGCTGGCCGAGGGCGTCGTCGCGACCCGCGTGTACGGCTCACATGTCCTCGACGAGCAGGAGGAGTCGCGCGTGCGGCGCACGGAGATCGCGTCCGATCGGCGGCTCGCGGCCGAGCTGGGCATCGCGCGCGATCGACAGCAGGACGAGGACCGCGGGCTGCGCATCCACGTGCCGACATTCCGTCGTGGAGATCAGCACGTGGTGCTGATGGAGTTGACGGTGCCGCCCGGGACGCGGACTTCGCAGATCGCGCACGTCACGCTCGACTACAAGGATCTGCTCTCGCGTGAGAACCGCACCGTCACCACGGACGTGGAGGCGGCGCGCACGCGCGATCGGGAGGCGGCCATCGCGTCGACGAGCCGCCCGGTCAAGCGCACCGTGCTCGCGTTCCAGGCCGGCGATGCGCTCCGCGGCGCGTCGAGCGCGCTCGAGCGGGGCGATGTGGCGGAGGCGCGCCGGGCGCTCGCCGAGCGGCAGCGGGTGCTCGTGGCGGCGGCGGAGCTCTGGCACGACCCCGCGCTGGCGCGCGACGCGGATCTGCTCGGCCGCTACGACCGCGTGCTCGGCGCGGCGTGGAACGGATGGGACGGAGGCTCGCGCCGCACGATGATGATGGCGATGAGCTTCTACGGCGACCGGAGGATGCGGTGA
- a CDS encoding LLM class flavin-dependent oxidoreductase: MVPLSVLDLAPIVEGGDVATALAASRELAQDVERLGYRRFWIAEHHGMPGIASAATSLCIAHVASATKTIRVGAGGIMLPNHAPLVIAEQFGTLEALFPGRIDLGLGRAPGSDPVTAHALRRDPHRAAESFPDDVVELRSYFQPGGRPGRVRAVPGEGLDVPLWILGSSLFGAQLAAALGLPYAFASHFAPAQLEEAIALYRRRFQPSAQLDAPYVMLAVNVFGADTVPEARRLATTIEQAFVALRRGTPGQLAPPREGYRESLGPADRAVLEHALACSFYGPEDTLRKGMQAFVERTGADELIVTAPIHDPAARLRSFELAAAAAA, translated from the coding sequence ATGGTTCCGCTGTCGGTCCTGGATCTCGCTCCGATCGTCGAGGGCGGCGACGTCGCGACGGCGCTCGCGGCGAGCCGTGAGCTGGCGCAGGACGTCGAGCGCCTCGGGTATCGGCGCTTCTGGATCGCGGAGCACCACGGCATGCCGGGCATCGCGAGCGCGGCGACCTCTCTCTGCATCGCGCACGTCGCGAGCGCCACGAAGACCATCCGGGTCGGGGCGGGCGGGATCATGCTCCCCAACCACGCGCCCCTCGTCATCGCGGAGCAGTTCGGGACGCTCGAGGCGCTCTTCCCCGGGCGCATCGATCTGGGCCTCGGGCGCGCGCCCGGCTCCGATCCGGTCACCGCCCACGCGCTCCGCCGCGACCCGCACCGGGCCGCGGAGTCCTTCCCCGACGACGTCGTGGAGCTGCGGAGCTACTTCCAGCCGGGCGGGCGGCCGGGGCGCGTGCGCGCGGTGCCGGGCGAGGGGCTCGACGTGCCGCTCTGGATCCTCGGCTCGAGCCTCTTCGGCGCGCAGCTCGCCGCGGCCCTCGGGCTCCCGTACGCGTTCGCGTCGCACTTCGCCCCGGCGCAGCTCGAGGAGGCGATCGCGCTCTACCGGCGGCGCTTCCAGCCGTCGGCGCAGCTCGACGCGCCCTACGTGATGCTCGCCGTCAACGTCTTCGGGGCCGACACGGTCCCCGAGGCGCGCCGGCTCGCCACCACGATCGAGCAGGCCTTCGTCGCCCTCCGCCGCGGCACCCCGGGCCAGCTCGCGCCCCCGCGTGAGGGCTACCGCGAGTCCCTCGGCCCCGCGGACCGCGCGGTGCTCGAGCACGCGCTCGCCTGCTCCTTCTACGGCCCCGAGGACACGCTGAGGAAGGGCATGCAGGCCTTCGTGGAGCGGACGGGCGCCGACGAGCTCATCGTCACCGCCCCCATCCACGACCCGGCCGCCCGTCTCCGCTCCTTCGAGCTCGCCGCCGCGGCCGCCGCGTAG
- a CDS encoding TetR/AcrR family transcriptional regulator — protein MSRDIPERRRDPTTSEGRAIVTAICDATALLLDRDGYEALNTNAIARVAGVSIGSLYQYFPDKHAIVVELARRLERNALASAMERAAAIDIGDPRAVTASLIDVLLDPRLANLATRRALLLQVPAAWVLPASGPTDLSTERLLAQVMDQLALRDGPREIMSFVVFHAVEGAIEDAIVRRPEALDDPAFRAELFALAWRYAAPEGASLDAPETSRTAPWPEPLAEVAARLREEPQQQAAEAVVRTAPSTTRGRASVETILGAMLELLAEGGWPAASARAVARRAGMSPATLYRYFPDLRAMVSELARRRRAVTLELLSTPLSEPHDGELHALLRALVERLVERARTDGRAGRALLAEVPQVWVQELQDEVSTAVEALGVPKLEARADIRDGDRARLMWVIVAALRHCVESAIVVRPELFDDPRFADELVSLGTRYLLRRTAW, from the coding sequence GTGAGCCGCGACATCCCCGAGCGACGACGCGACCCCACGACATCCGAGGGGCGAGCCATCGTGACCGCGATCTGCGACGCGACCGCCCTGCTCCTCGACCGGGACGGCTACGAGGCGCTCAACACGAACGCGATCGCGCGGGTGGCCGGCGTCAGCATCGGCTCGCTCTACCAGTACTTCCCCGACAAGCACGCGATCGTGGTCGAGCTCGCGCGGCGGCTGGAGCGCAACGCGCTCGCGTCCGCGATGGAGCGCGCGGCGGCGATCGACATCGGAGATCCGCGCGCGGTCACCGCGAGCCTGATCGACGTGCTGCTCGATCCCCGGCTCGCGAACCTCGCGACCCGACGCGCGCTGCTCCTCCAGGTCCCCGCCGCCTGGGTGCTCCCCGCCTCCGGTCCCACCGACCTCAGCACCGAGCGTCTGCTCGCGCAGGTGATGGACCAGCTCGCGCTCCGCGACGGCCCGCGTGAGATCATGTCGTTCGTCGTCTTCCACGCGGTCGAGGGCGCGATCGAGGACGCGATCGTCCGCCGCCCCGAGGCGCTCGACGACCCCGCGTTCCGCGCCGAGCTGTTCGCGCTGGCCTGGCGCTACGCCGCACCCGAGGGCGCCTCGCTCGACGCCCCGGAGACGTCGCGCACCGCGCCGTGGCCCGAGCCGCTCGCGGAGGTGGCGGCCCGCCTGCGGGAGGAGCCGCAGCAGCAGGCGGCCGAGGCGGTGGTGCGCACGGCGCCGAGCACCACGCGGGGGCGCGCGTCGGTCGAGACCATCCTCGGCGCCATGCTCGAGCTCCTGGCGGAGGGCGGCTGGCCCGCGGCGTCCGCGCGCGCCGTCGCGCGCCGGGCCGGGATGAGCCCCGCGACGCTCTATCGCTACTTCCCCGATCTGCGCGCGATGGTCTCGGAGCTGGCGCGCCGACGCAGGGCGGTCACCCTCGAGCTGCTCTCGACGCCGCTGAGCGAGCCGCACGACGGGGAGCTCCACGCGCTCCTCCGCGCGCTGGTCGAGCGCCTCGTCGAGCGCGCTCGGACGGACGGACGCGCAGGCCGCGCCCTCCTCGCCGAGGTCCCGCAGGTCTGGGTCCAGGAGCTGCAGGACGAGGTCTCGACCGCGGTCGAGGCCCTCGGCGTGCCCAAGCTCGAGGCGCGCGCCGACATCCGGGACGGCGACCGCGCGCGGCTCATGTGGGTGATCGTCGCCGCGCTCCGCCACTGCGTGGAGTCCGCGATCGTCGTGCGCCCCGAGCTCTTCGACGACCCCCGCTTCGCCGACGAGCTGGTGTCGCTGGGCACCCGCTACCTGCTGCGCCGCACGGCTTGGTGA
- a CDS encoding tetratricopeptide repeat protein gives MKMFLITRPDADRVALHERLEGAGWRAFGAEEYPVFREWRDPEGAPLTYEEVSALGVRVIGVRGSLPAALHDWGGLVALDSLGPDGGPLGDGWKLEALRARMDLGLDEARLAPLIEVACGDDPRAAGVVLRAVTTVAYMEPLLRAVAARFDAETERGRYARTMLDHIAPDDPAVIARRRAAAVPGLERLGALREAFHGGDGLLTEALATLLVDDGHVTAEVMAMRGEARRHAGETWRAAIDLLFARHDAAQEIDPTPEPAWVGPALDALHPLLASGEAGPLPVDALDPLLRRTFVGLPCLRDLLPIAGDATHAVASRLALLALRDCDRPLALEAAERALAERPDEMTTCVIAALALGRDRAASEPDALDRLEEAWRRLLHGPIDDVDLALLALAEGDRLPMRLEERLGELRLHALKRQGHAMDQVAFAREAVERMPWSLSLGAELGIALTGLERHDAAIEAYSRVIDQAVESRIEDAPPACLSYFNRACERSITGDHDAALVDLEAAIRGDESWAEAAATDDYFASLRGDPRFEKLCRGEIEKAPVVVEGVLAPIARVLCGVEASGVSREELGDAIRDAVRGQPPSPRLARMPDVPEALASLGRLLAHREVMVAGMMAMELYAAGENELDETFAMIAPMADHAVRAPMATGRG, from the coding sequence ATGAAGATGTTCCTGATCACCCGACCCGACGCCGACCGCGTCGCCCTGCACGAGCGGCTCGAGGGCGCCGGATGGCGCGCCTTCGGGGCCGAGGAGTACCCGGTGTTCCGCGAGTGGCGCGACCCCGAGGGCGCGCCCCTCACCTACGAGGAGGTGTCCGCGCTCGGGGTGCGCGTGATCGGGGTCCGCGGCTCGCTGCCCGCGGCGCTGCACGACTGGGGCGGGCTCGTCGCGCTCGACTCGCTGGGCCCGGACGGAGGACCGCTCGGCGACGGCTGGAAGCTCGAGGCGCTGCGCGCGCGGATGGACCTGGGGCTCGACGAGGCGCGCCTCGCGCCGCTGATCGAGGTGGCGTGTGGAGACGATCCGCGCGCCGCGGGGGTGGTGCTCCGGGCCGTGACGACGGTGGCGTACATGGAGCCGCTCCTCCGCGCCGTCGCCGCGCGCTTCGACGCGGAGACCGAGCGCGGCCGCTACGCGCGGACGATGCTCGACCACATCGCGCCGGACGATCCGGCGGTGATCGCGCGGCGCCGCGCCGCGGCCGTCCCGGGCCTCGAGCGCCTGGGCGCGCTGCGTGAAGCGTTCCACGGCGGCGACGGGCTCCTCACCGAGGCGCTCGCCACCCTGCTCGTGGACGACGGCCACGTGACGGCGGAGGTGATGGCGATGCGCGGCGAGGCGCGCCGACACGCGGGCGAGACCTGGCGCGCGGCGATCGATCTGCTCTTCGCGCGGCACGACGCGGCGCAGGAGATCGATCCGACGCCCGAGCCGGCGTGGGTCGGCCCGGCCCTCGACGCGCTGCACCCCCTGCTCGCGTCCGGCGAGGCCGGCCCGCTCCCGGTGGACGCGCTCGATCCGCTGCTGCGGCGCACGTTCGTGGGCCTGCCGTGTCTCCGCGATCTGCTCCCCATCGCCGGCGACGCGACCCACGCGGTGGCCAGCCGGCTCGCGCTGCTCGCGCTGCGTGATTGTGACCGTCCCCTCGCGCTGGAGGCCGCCGAGCGCGCGCTGGCCGAGCGGCCCGACGAGATGACGACGTGCGTGATCGCGGCCCTCGCGCTGGGCCGCGACCGCGCGGCGAGCGAGCCCGACGCGCTCGACCGGCTCGAGGAGGCGTGGCGACGGCTACTGCACGGACCGATCGACGACGTGGACCTCGCGCTGCTCGCGCTGGCCGAGGGCGACCGGCTGCCGATGAGGCTCGAGGAGCGGCTCGGCGAGCTGCGCCTGCACGCGCTGAAGCGGCAGGGCCACGCGATGGATCAAGTCGCCTTCGCGCGAGAGGCGGTCGAGCGCATGCCGTGGTCGCTGAGCCTCGGCGCCGAGCTCGGGATCGCGCTCACGGGGTTGGAGCGGCACGACGCCGCGATCGAGGCCTACTCACGCGTGATCGATCAGGCCGTCGAGTCACGCATCGAGGACGCGCCGCCCGCGTGCCTCAGCTACTTCAACCGCGCATGCGAGCGCTCGATCACGGGCGACCACGACGCCGCGCTGGTCGATCTCGAGGCCGCGATCCGCGGGGACGAGAGCTGGGCAGAGGCGGCGGCCACCGACGACTACTTCGCTTCGCTGCGGGGCGACCCGCGGTTCGAGAAGCTCTGCCGCGGCGAGATCGAGAAGGCGCCCGTCGTGGTCGAGGGGGTGCTCGCGCCGATCGCCCGGGTGCTGTGCGGGGTCGAGGCGTCGGGCGTGTCCCGCGAAGAGCTCGGCGACGCCATCCGCGACGCGGTGCGCGGCCAGCCACCCTCACCCCGCCTGGCTCGCATGCCTGACGTGCCCGAAGCGCTCGCGAGCCTCGGCCGGCTGCTCGCCCACCGGGAGGTGATGGTGGCCGGGATGATGGCGATGGAGCTCTACGCGGCCGGCGAGAACGAGCTCGACGAGACGTTCGCGATGATCGCCCCGATGGCAGACCACGCGGTCCGCGCGCCCATGGCGACGGGGCGAGGATGA